In a genomic window of Chryseobacterium sp. G0162:
- a CDS encoding hemolysin family protein — MDSDIVRLLLALFLVLLNGFFVAAEFSIVKVRYSQIQIKAAEGDSMAKQAEHIIKHLDEYLSATQLGITLASLALGWVGESALHHIFENMFTSLNIDLTQTTITTISVATSFVLITVMHIVFGELIPKSIAIRKSEATTMATAVPLRAFYTVFKPFIWLMNLMSNGFLRLIKIHPASEQEIHSTEELQLLVKQSADSGEIEEENYEIIKNAFDFTDHSAKQIMVPRQNITSIDFEEDVNDIINKIMDSGYSRIPVYIDSIDNVIGIFYTKEIIREFVKRKGDLDHEDLKDLMRDAFFVVESKKVSDLLKTFQLKKQHIAIVIDEFGGTEGIITLEDILEELVGEIQDEEDDEEKIVDKIADNTYWVQATQPLDEINEFLPKKLPLSEESEYNSLAGFILYELEEIPEENQEFNLDDYHFKILKMNNKSVELVELIYQEPNAIDSLAEKIGEV, encoded by the coding sequence ATGGACTCGGACATAGTCAGGCTTTTGCTGGCCTTATTTCTTGTTTTACTAAATGGCTTCTTCGTAGCCGCAGAATTTTCAATTGTTAAAGTTCGTTACTCACAAATCCAAATAAAAGCCGCAGAAGGCGATTCTATGGCTAAGCAGGCAGAACACATTATCAAGCACCTTGATGAATATCTTTCCGCTACACAATTAGGTATTACGTTGGCATCACTTGCCCTTGGATGGGTAGGAGAAAGCGCACTGCACCATATTTTTGAAAATATGTTCACGTCTTTGAACATTGATTTGACTCAGACAACAATTACTACCATTTCGGTAGCGACCAGTTTTGTACTGATTACTGTTATGCACATTGTATTTGGTGAACTTATTCCTAAATCGATAGCCATCAGGAAATCGGAAGCAACCACTATGGCAACAGCAGTTCCATTAAGGGCTTTTTATACTGTTTTCAAACCGTTTATCTGGTTAATGAATCTTATGTCAAACGGTTTCTTAAGACTGATCAAAATTCACCCGGCTTCAGAGCAGGAAATTCACTCTACAGAAGAACTTCAGCTTTTGGTAAAACAAAGTGCTGACAGTGGTGAAATTGAAGAAGAAAACTATGAGATCATTAAAAATGCTTTTGATTTTACAGATCACTCTGCGAAACAAATCATGGTTCCAAGACAAAATATTACTTCCATCGACTTCGAAGAAGATGTGAATGATATTATTAATAAAATTATGGATAGTGGATATTCCCGTATCCCTGTATATATCGATTCTATTGACAATGTGATCGGAATTTTCTACACCAAGGAAATTATAAGAGAATTTGTTAAAAGAAAAGGAGATTTGGATCATGAAGATCTTAAAGACTTAATGCGTGACGCCTTTTTCGTGGTGGAAAGTAAAAAAGTTTCAGACTTATTGAAAACTTTCCAATTGAAAAAACAGCATATTGCTATCGTTATTGATGAATTTGGAGGAACTGAAGGAATTATTACCCTGGAAGATATTCTTGAAGAGCTTGTAGGGGAAATTCAGGATGAAGAAGATGACGAGGAAAAGATCGTTGACAAAATAGCGGATAATACCTATTGGGTACAAGCGACTCAGCCTTTGGATGAGATCAATGAATTTTTACCTAAGAAGCTTCCTCTTTCAGAAGAAAGCGAATACAACTCATTGGCTGGGTTTATTCTTTATGAACTGGAAGAAATTCCTGAAGAAAACCAGGAATTTAATTTGGACGATTATCACTTCAAAATCCTGAAAATGAATAATAAGAGTGTGGAACTTGTTGAATTGATATACCAGGAACCCAATGCTATTGATAGTTTAGCAGAAAAAATTGGTGAAGTTTAA
- a CDS encoding ATP-dependent Clp protease adaptor ClpS: protein MNFYNSIKDYENPKRQYEEEVLVLDDTDEVYKLVLHNDDIHTFDYVIDSLIEICKHTLEQAEQCTILVHYKGKCTVKTGSLDILKPMHEKLLSRELTSEIV, encoded by the coding sequence ATGAATTTTTATAATAGCATAAAAGACTATGAAAATCCAAAACGTCAATATGAGGAAGAAGTCCTCGTTCTGGATGATACGGATGAAGTCTATAAACTTGTATTGCATAATGATGATATTCACACCTTCGATTATGTAATAGATAGCCTGATTGAAATATGCAAACATACTTTGGAACAGGCAGAACAATGTACAATTCTTGTTCATTATAAGGGCAAATGTACCGTAAAAACAGGCTCATTGGATATTTTGAAGCCTATGCACGAAAAATTACTTTCACGCGAATTAACAAGTGAAATCGTATAA
- the udk gene encoding uridine kinase, which translates to MLVIGIAGGTGSGKTTVVDKILQQLDIEGMNILSQDNYYHDNQGLTLTEREALNYDHPKSIDFELLIKHVKALKNNEPIEQPIYSFVTHSRTGDHVTVEPKNVLVVEGILVLTNKELLKEFDLKVFVHADSDERLIRRIRRDTQERGRDLSEVLHRYQTTLKPMHQEFIEPSKNDADLIIPNMKQNSVAIDFLTTVIKNSLKKH; encoded by the coding sequence ATGCTTGTAATAGGAATTGCCGGTGGAACAGGATCTGGCAAAACTACAGTTGTTGATAAGATACTTCAGCAGCTTGATATCGAAGGAATGAATATCCTTTCTCAGGATAATTATTATCACGACAACCAAGGTCTTACATTGACAGAAAGAGAGGCTTTAAATTATGACCATCCGAAGTCAATAGATTTTGAACTATTGATAAAACACGTAAAAGCTTTAAAAAATAACGAGCCGATAGAACAGCCGATTTATAGCTTTGTAACGCATTCCAGAACAGGAGATCACGTAACTGTAGAACCTAAGAATGTATTGGTAGTAGAAGGAATTTTGGTTCTTACCAATAAAGAATTACTCAAAGAATTTGACTTGAAAGTTTTTGTTCATGCAGATTCTGATGAAAGGCTTATAAGGAGGATCAGGAGAGACACCCAGGAAAGAGGAAGAGATCTGAGCGAAGTATTACACCGTTATCAGACTACTTTAAAACCAATGCACCAGGAATTCATTGAGCCCTCTAAAAATGATGCCGATCTTATTATCCCTAATATGAAGCAGAATTCCGTAGCGATTGATTTTTTAACTACTGTTATTAAGAACTCGTTGAAAAAACATTAA
- a CDS encoding FtsB family cell division protein has protein sequence MEENNLIKDIQPKSETFKLIQKYVLNKYTITICLFLVWMIFFDKTSFLVINELNGEIHKYEDQLEYYKKEYEKNDAFYKKLMNNKSEKEKYARENYFMKKPNEEIFILVVDSTKVAKK, from the coding sequence ATGGAAGAAAACAACCTTATCAAAGACATTCAGCCGAAATCTGAAACATTCAAACTTATCCAGAAATATGTATTGAATAAGTATACCATTACGATCTGTCTGTTTTTGGTATGGATGATTTTCTTCGACAAAACCTCATTTCTCGTAATTAATGAACTGAATGGTGAGATTCATAAATATGAAGATCAGCTGGAGTATTACAAAAAAGAATACGAAAAGAATGATGCTTTCTATAAAAAACTGATGAACAACAAATCAGAAAAAGAAAAATACGCGAGAGAAAATTATTTTATGAAGAAACCGAATGAAGAAATCTTCATTTTGGTGGTAGACAGTACAAAAGTCGCTAAGAAATAA
- a CDS encoding methylmalonyl-CoA mutase family protein has translation MSNTATLPNWENLVKKQLKTEDIYPILEKQNLEGIEVRPFYTEVKKPLVNLPRVEESTHLVARYHESLEEEVFAFLIDQNVEHLAEKTIFVNNKDLAGHISPQEEDQYFSLIDVFNEKEATIDDQLTKELLAKGFKRSICVDISLHQNAGAAIYQQLGIALAKTKELVEVYGAEILNQLIFKIAVGGNYFFEMAKLRAFKMVFNQFSKEYGLDEVPYIFAETSLRNKAVSDNENNLIRSTLELASAMIGGADAVFTNNYLVDRSTDNSEEISFKQQIVLAYESIINVFEDAANGSYYVEDITQQIADKSWALFVEMEEAGGYLELLKQGVVQKKIYDHAIEEQQWIEEGKIKLIGVNLYPKLDVKKSINDLYNEKEIKAVRWAEMFE, from the coding sequence ATGTCAAATACAGCTACACTTCCAAACTGGGAAAATTTAGTAAAAAAGCAACTTAAAACAGAGGATATTTATCCTATTCTGGAAAAACAAAATCTGGAAGGAATAGAAGTAAGACCTTTCTATACAGAGGTTAAAAAACCTTTGGTAAACCTGCCGAGAGTTGAAGAAAGTACCCATTTGGTAGCCAGATACCATGAAAGTCTGGAAGAAGAAGTATTTGCATTTCTCATTGATCAGAATGTAGAACATTTGGCAGAGAAAACCATTTTTGTCAACAATAAAGATCTTGCAGGACATATTAGTCCACAGGAAGAAGATCAATATTTTTCTTTGATTGATGTTTTTAATGAAAAAGAAGCAACTATTGACGATCAGCTGACAAAAGAATTACTGGCAAAAGGATTCAAAAGAAGTATTTGTGTAGATATCTCGTTGCATCAGAATGCAGGAGCGGCCATCTATCAGCAATTAGGGATTGCTTTAGCCAAAACAAAAGAACTGGTAGAAGTATATGGAGCTGAAATTCTCAACCAATTAATCTTCAAAATTGCTGTAGGAGGGAATTATTTCTTCGAAATGGCAAAATTAAGAGCCTTTAAAATGGTTTTTAACCAGTTTTCCAAAGAATATGGATTGGATGAAGTTCCTTATATTTTTGCTGAGACCTCTCTTAGAAATAAGGCTGTTTCTGATAACGAAAACAATCTGATCCGCTCTACATTGGAGCTTGCTTCAGCAATGATTGGCGGAGCAGACGCTGTTTTTACAAACAATTATCTTGTTGACAGAAGTACGGATAACTCAGAAGAGATCTCTTTCAAACAACAGATTGTATTGGCGTATGAAAGTATCATCAATGTATTTGAAGATGCTGCTAACGGAAGCTATTATGTTGAAGATATCACTCAACAGATTGCAGACAAGTCATGGGCTTTATTTGTTGAAATGGAAGAAGCAGGAGGCTATCTTGAGCTTTTAAAGCAGGGCGTAGTTCAGAAGAAGATTTATGACCATGCTATTGAAGAACAACAATGGATCGAAGAGGGGAAAATAAAGCTGATCGGAGTTAATTTGTATCCAAAATTAGACGTTAAAAAGTCAATTAATGATCTATATAACGAAAAAGAAATAAAAGCCGTTCGTTGGGCAGAAATGTTTGAATAA
- a CDS encoding GxxExxY protein: MNENEISFYIRKSIFSVYNELGPGLLEKVYEKVLAYELENNGLSVKTQVSIPIKFKDIIIDSSFIADIIVEDKVIIEIKSIPEIASVHHKQLLTYLKLTNLKLGILINFNTDYIDKNIIRKINGNIN, translated from the coding sequence ATGAATGAAAATGAGATTAGTTTTTATATCAGAAAATCTATTTTTTCTGTATATAATGAATTGGGACCCGGTCTGTTGGAGAAAGTTTATGAAAAAGTTTTGGCTTATGAACTTGAAAATAATGGCTTAAGTGTTAAAACACAAGTTTCTATTCCAATAAAATTTAAAGATATAATTATTGACTCAAGTTTTATAGCAGATATAATCGTAGAAGATAAGGTAATTATCGAAATAAAATCAATCCCGGAAATAGCTAGTGTTCATCACAAACAACTGCTAACTTATTTAAAATTGACTAATCTTAAATTAGGAATTTTAATCAATTTTAATACAGATTATATTGATAAAAATATTATTCGAAAAATAAACGGAAATATTAACTAA
- a CDS encoding THUMP-like domain-containing protein produces MGNIILKQDVQNYINANLKTDLHSLLLKKSPFPEVSMQEIVQQIKGKQVAEKKFPFLLKEGVIFPPQLNMEQSSSEKTALYKSEILKGKKFIDLTSGFGIDAYYLSQNFEDITLIEQNTELLKIVEHNWNTLGRKARFINRKLEDFLNENQEKFDTIYLDPARRDENKNKVFLLEDLSPNILEIQEKLLSISDQVIIKLSPLIDLKYLISVLPNIFRFDIIALKNDVKEVVAFLSWENKNGIIGNCVNLESGEFSFSFTFGEEENAQSEYSEPEKFIYIPNNTILKAGIFNLIAEKFKVKKLHPNTHIYTSSERIIDFPGRIFEMEVIDSKKIKKKDQYNLISKNYPLKPDEIKKKYGLKDGGNDYLIFTQSKKGKIILKSV; encoded by the coding sequence GTGGGAAATATAATATTAAAACAGGACGTTCAAAACTATATCAATGCAAATCTAAAAACAGATCTGCACTCATTGTTATTGAAAAAATCTCCCTTTCCGGAGGTTTCTATGCAGGAGATTGTTCAGCAAATCAAAGGGAAACAAGTAGCAGAGAAAAAGTTTCCATTCCTATTGAAAGAGGGTGTTATCTTTCCTCCACAACTTAATATGGAGCAGTCATCCTCTGAAAAGACCGCTCTTTATAAATCCGAGATTTTAAAAGGCAAAAAATTTATTGATCTAACCAGCGGTTTTGGAATTGATGCCTATTATTTATCCCAAAATTTTGAAGATATAACTTTAATAGAGCAAAATACAGAGCTTTTAAAAATCGTTGAACACAATTGGAATACTCTTGGGAGGAAAGCAAGGTTTATCAATCGGAAACTGGAGGATTTCTTGAATGAAAATCAGGAAAAATTTGATACGATTTATCTGGATCCGGCACGAAGAGATGAGAATAAAAATAAAGTCTTTCTCTTGGAGGATCTTTCTCCAAATATCCTTGAAATTCAGGAAAAATTACTGTCAATATCAGATCAGGTAATCATTAAGCTTTCTCCATTGATTGATTTGAAGTATCTTATTTCTGTTTTGCCCAATATCTTCAGATTTGATATTATCGCACTTAAAAATGATGTAAAAGAGGTTGTAGCTTTCTTATCCTGGGAAAATAAGAATGGAATTATTGGCAACTGTGTGAACCTTGAAAGCGGAGAATTCAGCTTTAGTTTTACTTTTGGGGAAGAAGAAAATGCTCAATCGGAGTATTCAGAACCTGAAAAATTCATTTATATTCCTAATAATACCATTTTAAAAGCAGGGATTTTTAATTTAATTGCTGAAAAATTCAAGGTTAAAAAATTGCATCCCAATACCCATATCTATACATCTTCTGAAAGGATTATAGATTTTCCCGGAAGGATTTTTGAAATGGAAGTTATTGATTCTAAAAAGATTAAAAAGAAAGATCAATATAATCTTATTTCAAAAAACTACCCTTTAAAACCTGATGAAATCAAAAAGAAATACGGATTGAAAGATGGCGGAAATGATTACCTTATTTTTACACAGTCCAAAAAAGGGAAAATTATTTTAAAATCAGTATAA